From Bosea sp. NBC_00550, the proteins below share one genomic window:
- a CDS encoding acetate/propionate family kinase has product MDAILVVNAGSSSLKFQIFTVSQATLTRQVRGQLDGIGQRPRLRASDAGGMPLIDLILQREEVPDLPAAIDKTRTWLRSLEGYSLLAIGHRVVHGGPDYSAPTIIDHALLDKLATYAELAPLHQPNNLLPIRLAMDINPDVPQIACFDTAFHRNHPDLADFYALPLALHREGIRRYGFHGLSYEYIAGRLREIIPQLAVGRIIIAHLGSGASMCALLDGRSVESTMGFTALDGLPMGTRPGQLDPGVVLHLIMQKGMAAEAVSKLLYHEAGLKGLSGISNDMRDLLASEDPRAAFAIDHFVYRCALNIGSLTAALGGLDAFVFTAGIGENAPELRERIVSRMAWLGAELDPEANRAGSSLISTPASRIGVYVVPTDEELMIAGHTLRLITATH; this is encoded by the coding sequence ATGGATGCGATCCTTGTGGTGAACGCCGGCTCGTCGAGCCTCAAATTCCAGATCTTCACGGTCTCCCAGGCGACGCTGACACGCCAGGTGCGGGGGCAGCTCGACGGCATCGGCCAGCGGCCACGCCTGCGCGCGTCCGATGCCGGGGGCATGCCTCTGATCGATCTGATCCTGCAGCGCGAGGAGGTGCCAGATCTTCCTGCGGCGATCGACAAGACCCGAACGTGGCTGCGCAGCCTGGAGGGGTACAGCCTCCTGGCGATCGGTCACCGTGTCGTGCACGGGGGACCCGACTACTCTGCTCCGACCATCATCGATCACGCGCTCCTCGACAAGCTCGCGACCTATGCCGAGCTGGCGCCGCTGCACCAGCCCAACAATCTGTTGCCGATCCGGCTCGCGATGGACATCAATCCGGACGTGCCGCAGATCGCCTGCTTCGACACCGCCTTCCATCGCAACCATCCGGATCTGGCCGATTTCTATGCTTTGCCCCTGGCGCTTCACCGCGAGGGAATCAGGCGCTACGGCTTCCACGGGCTGTCATACGAGTATATCGCCGGGCGCCTCCGCGAGATCATTCCGCAGCTTGCCGTCGGGCGGATCATTATCGCTCATCTGGGCAGCGGCGCCTCGATGTGCGCCTTGCTGGACGGGCGCAGCGTCGAGAGCACGATGGGGTTCACCGCGCTCGACGGGCTGCCGATGGGAACGCGTCCGGGGCAGCTCGACCCCGGTGTCGTGCTGCACCTGATCATGCAGAAGGGGATGGCGGCCGAGGCCGTTTCGAAACTGCTTTACCATGAAGCCGGACTCAAGGGATTGTCCGGCATCTCCAACGATATGCGCGATCTGCTCGCAAGCGAGGATCCGCGCGCCGCTTTCGCGATCGACCACTTCGTCTATCGCTGCGCTCTCAACATCGGCTCGCTGACAGCGGCGCTGGGCGGGCTCGATGCCTTCGTTTTCACAGCGGGCATCGGAGAAAATGCGCCCGAGCTGCGGGAACGCATCGTCAGCCGCATGGCGTGGCTGGGAGCAGAGCTCGATCCGGAGGCCAACCGAGCCGGTTCATCGCTGATCTCGACGCCCGCCAGCCGTATCGGGGTCTACGTCGTTCCGACCGATGAGGAACTGATGATCGCCGGCCATACCTTGAGACTGATCACTGCCACCCATTGA
- a CDS encoding phosphate acetyltransferase — protein sequence MRVDDSTLDADTAKPGSKYDRLIAAARSDTPALTVVAHPCDATSLRGALEARDEGLIVPILVGPRPRILEVAQAEGLDLDGIEIVDAPHSHASAAEAVKLIREGRGELLMKGSLHTDELMREVAASATGLRTERRISHVFIMDVPGHAETLFITDAAINIFPDVDAKRDIVQNAVDLWTGIGLGVPRVAILSAVETVTTKIPSTMEAAALCKMADRGQITGALVDGPLAFDNAISPEAASIKGIKSPVAGRAQILVVPDLEAGNMLAKNLTFLSHADAAGIVLGARVPIILTSRADTVRTRLASCAVAALYAVARRGVASVAAV from the coding sequence ATGCGCGTCGACGACAGCACTTTGGATGCGGACACCGCGAAACCGGGCTCCAAATACGACAGGCTGATTGCGGCGGCGCGCAGCGACACGCCGGCGCTGACGGTCGTCGCCCACCCCTGCGACGCCACCTCCCTTCGAGGTGCGCTGGAAGCGCGCGACGAGGGTCTTATAGTGCCAATTCTGGTGGGGCCGCGGCCAAGAATCCTTGAAGTCGCCCAGGCCGAGGGGCTGGATCTCGATGGTATCGAGATCGTCGACGCGCCGCACAGTCACGCCTCAGCGGCCGAAGCCGTCAAGCTCATCCGGGAAGGGCGCGGCGAGCTGCTGATGAAGGGCAGCCTTCATACCGACGAGCTGATGCGGGAGGTTGCAGCCTCGGCCACCGGTCTGCGCACGGAGAGGCGCATCAGCCATGTCTTTATCATGGACGTGCCCGGCCATGCCGAGACGCTCTTCATCACCGACGCGGCGATCAATATCTTCCCCGATGTCGACGCAAAGCGCGATATCGTTCAGAACGCGGTCGATCTTTGGACCGGGATCGGCCTCGGCGTGCCGCGCGTCGCGATCCTGTCGGCCGTCGAAACCGTGACGACCAAGATCCCTTCCACAATGGAGGCCGCGGCGCTGTGCAAGATGGCCGATCGCGGCCAGATCACGGGCGCATTGGTCGACGGCCCGCTTGCCTTCGACAATGCCATTTCCCCGGAAGCCGCCAGCATCAAGGGCATCAAATCGCCGGTGGCCGGGCGCGCGCAGATCCTCGTCGTTCCCGATCTCGAGGCCGGCAACATGCTGGCCAAGAATCTGACCTTTCTCTCCCATGCCGATGCGGCCGGAATCGTCCTGGGCGCGCGCGTGCCGATCATTCTGACATCGCGGGCCGATACGGTCCGCACGCGATTGGCATCATGCGCCGTCGCCGCACTCTATGCCGTCGCCCGGCGGGGAGTCGCCTCCGTGGCGGCGGTCTGA
- the fabI gene encoding enoyl-ACP reductase FabI, with protein MTIPTAKAKLLEGKRGLIVGIANESSIAWGCARAFRAFGAELAVTYLNEKARPHVEPLARQLEAPIVLPLDVAVPGQIEAVFEQIAESWGELDFVVHSIAFAPRDTLAGRVTDAPLDGFLKTMEISCWSFLRMAQLAEPLMKNGGTLFTMTYYGSQMVVENYNIMGVAKAALESAVRYMAAELGPKGIRVHAISPGPLATRAASGIPEFDTLLEKAKRKSPARELVSIDDVGAATAFLAHDAARLMTGQVLYIDGGYHIID; from the coding sequence ATGACCATTCCAACCGCGAAAGCAAAGCTGCTCGAGGGAAAGCGGGGCCTGATCGTCGGGATCGCCAATGAGAGCTCCATCGCCTGGGGTTGCGCCCGGGCCTTCCGTGCATTCGGAGCCGAACTGGCCGTGACCTATCTCAACGAGAAGGCGCGCCCCCATGTCGAACCACTTGCCCGGCAGTTGGAAGCTCCCATCGTCCTGCCGCTGGACGTGGCCGTGCCGGGGCAGATCGAGGCGGTCTTCGAACAGATCGCCGAAAGCTGGGGCGAGCTCGACTTCGTGGTCCATTCCATCGCCTTCGCGCCGCGCGATACGCTGGCCGGCCGGGTCACCGATGCCCCGCTCGACGGCTTCCTGAAAACGATGGAGATTTCCTGCTGGTCGTTCCTCCGCATGGCGCAGTTGGCGGAGCCGCTCATGAAGAATGGCGGCACGCTCTTCACCATGACCTATTACGGCTCGCAGATGGTCGTGGAGAACTACAATATCATGGGCGTGGCCAAGGCAGCCCTTGAATCCGCCGTCCGCTACATGGCCGCCGAACTGGGCCCGAAGGGAATTCGCGTGCACGCGATTTCGCCCGGCCCGCTGGCTACACGCGCCGCTTCCGGCATCCCCGAATTCGACACCCTGCTGGAAAAGGCCAAGCGAAAGTCGCCGGCCCGCGAGCTCGTTTCCATCGACGATGTCGGCGCCGCGACCGCATTTCTTGCGCATGACGCCGCCCGGCTCATGACCGGTCAGGTTCTCTATATCGACGGGGGTTATCACATTATCGATTGA
- a CDS encoding STAS/SEC14 domain-containing protein: MVDAPSFPGWEGIGALISHLEFARGHHRTIERVAVVSDGEVLKLVPHIAKHFVADEIRLFPANEKALALAWLEASSTRGLGRRSMTSVSDAA, translated from the coding sequence ATGGTCGATGCGCCTTCATTTCCAGGCTGGGAAGGCATCGGAGCGCTCATCTCCCATCTGGAGTTCGCGAGGGGCCACCATCGCACAATCGAGCGCGTTGCGGTTGTTTCAGACGGTGAAGTTTTGAAGCTCGTTCCCCACATTGCGAAGCACTTCGTGGCGGACGAGATCAGGCTGTTTCCAGCAAACGAGAAAGCGCTCGCGCTGGCCTGGTTGGAGGCAAGCTCGACCAGGGGGCTTGGCAGGCGGTCGATGACCTCCGTGAGCGATGCGGCTTGA
- a CDS encoding universal stress protein yields the protein MAQEFKSILVCLVPADDGDGGATSAVRFGVGLARRFGSSLTFQAFVPRASLPYSPIGGFAAGIVAEENKRRRALVETCAAAARAIVDEAGLSCVFDLPDLALDDLTERFNQQSRLHDVAVLDGNNDLFESNRYAVEEALFNSGRPVIVVPKLGGNPAPQRLAIAWDGSARSARAVGDAMPLLQSAQSVSVVVVSGEKDLSRAAPASGLISFLERHRVKSEFVRLDAAGGDVAEALRQHVRDSATELIIMGAFVHSRFRQAILGGVTSSLLQNTPVPLFLAH from the coding sequence ATGGCGCAAGAGTTCAAAAGCATCCTGGTCTGCCTGGTGCCAGCCGACGATGGCGATGGCGGGGCAACCTCCGCCGTGCGCTTTGGCGTCGGCCTCGCACGTCGTTTCGGATCGAGCCTGACCTTCCAGGCCTTCGTCCCGCGTGCATCCTTGCCTTACAGCCCGATCGGCGGTTTCGCCGCCGGAATCGTCGCGGAGGAGAACAAGCGCCGGCGAGCCTTGGTCGAGACGTGTGCCGCAGCGGCTCGCGCTATTGTCGACGAAGCCGGCCTGAGCTGTGTGTTTGACCTGCCCGATCTCGCCCTCGACGATCTGACTGAGCGCTTCAACCAACAGTCACGTCTCCATGATGTGGCTGTTCTCGATGGGAACAACGATCTTTTCGAAAGCAACCGCTATGCGGTCGAGGAGGCGCTGTTCAATAGTGGACGACCGGTAATCGTCGTGCCGAAGCTGGGAGGCAATCCTGCGCCGCAGCGGCTTGCTATCGCTTGGGATGGCAGCGCCCGTTCAGCCCGCGCCGTCGGCGATGCGATGCCGCTGTTACAGAGTGCACAATCCGTCTCGGTCGTAGTCGTCTCCGGAGAAAAAGATCTGAGCCGCGCAGCCCCCGCCAGCGGCTTGATCAGCTTTCTCGAGCGCCATCGCGTGAAGAGCGAGTTCGTGAGGCTCGATGCGGCCGGCGGCGACGTCGCCGAGGCTCTGCGACAGCACGTTCGTGATAGCGCGACCGAGTTGATCATCATGGGCGCCTTCGTTCACTCGCGGTTCCGCCAGGCCATTCTAGGCGGCGTGACAAGCTCGCTACTTCAAAACACCCCGGTGCCTCTATTTTTGGCTCATTGA
- a CDS encoding transposase, translated as MEQRSFFGLSEHLERLSQIGDPLETLEATIDFEYFRGWLVEGLGYGDGAKGGRPPFDPVSMFKALILQVQHNLSDAKMEFMIRDRLSWMRFLRFDLGAPTPDENTIRHFRNRLTETGTLRRVMKAFDWQLQKKGYIPMSGQIVDASLVPAPKQRNTDAEKEAIKAGKTAKEIWPDEPSKAAQKDVDARWTLKIGGKIRYRPDGTPLPQIALPVFGYKTHIAIDRRFGFIRESAVTSAAHADGRMLPRLVTTQNTSSEVCADSAYRSQTNEKCLAAKMLVSRIHRRKPTGRPMPAHVARANAGKSAIRAAVEHVFAHQKNRFGLFIRTIGLARAEAKLTLANIAYNFDRLIFHERNRAMGRVCPEPAKIAEIGSK; from the coding sequence ATGGAACAGCGGTCGTTTTTCGGGTTGTCGGAGCATCTGGAGCGGCTGAGCCAGATCGGCGACCCGTTGGAGACGCTCGAAGCGACGATCGATTTTGAGTATTTCCGAGGCTGGCTGGTCGAGGGCCTCGGCTACGGCGACGGAGCCAAGGGCGGGCGCCCGCCCTTCGATCCCGTGTCGATGTTCAAGGCGCTGATCCTGCAAGTGCAGCACAATCTCAGCGATGCGAAGATGGAGTTCATGATCCGGGACCGCCTGTCCTGGATGCGCTTCCTGCGCTTTGATCTTGGCGCTCCGACGCCCGACGAGAACACGATCCGCCATTTCCGCAACAGGCTGACCGAGACTGGCACGCTGCGGCGGGTGATGAAGGCCTTCGACTGGCAGCTTCAGAAGAAGGGCTACATCCCGATGTCGGGCCAGATCGTCGATGCCTCCCTCGTGCCGGCGCCCAAGCAGCGCAACACGGACGCGGAGAAGGAGGCGATCAAGGCTGGCAAGACGGCAAAGGAGATCTGGCCAGACGAACCCAGCAAGGCAGCGCAGAAGGACGTCGACGCGCGCTGGACGCTGAAGATCGGCGGCAAGATCCGGTATCGGCCCGACGGCACACCCTTGCCGCAGATCGCCTTGCCGGTCTTTGGCTACAAGACCCACATCGCGATCGACCGGCGCTTTGGCTTTATCCGGGAGAGCGCGGTGACCTCGGCGGCGCATGCCGATGGACGGATGTTGCCGCGCCTGGTGACGACGCAGAACACCTCCTCAGAGGTCTGCGCCGACAGCGCCTACCGGTCACAGACGAACGAGAAATGTCTGGCGGCGAAGATGCTGGTCAGCCGCATCCATCGCCGCAAGCCAACAGGACGGCCGATGCCGGCGCATGTTGCGCGCGCCAATGCCGGCAAGTCGGCCATCCGGGCTGCGGTCGAGCACGTCTTCGCTCATCAGAAAAACAGGTTCGGCCTGTTCATCCGCACCATTGGCCTGGCTCGCGCCGAGGCAAAACTGACCCTGGCCAACATCGCCTACAACTTCGACCGGCTGATCTTCCATGAACGGAACAGGGCCATGGGGCGAGTCTGTCCAGAACCGGCCAAAATCGCTGAAATCGGCTCAAAATGA
- a CDS encoding DUF3141 domain-containing protein: MAKDPADAFADALSYATDASQRLVLFLDALRQRGLQYEEHLAQLAPHVLDYDTELVCDGRSLPRPVNYVVVRIAPPPGMVVDKVKRPFVIVDPRAGHGPGIGGFKADSEIGVAMRAGHPCYFVGFLPDAVPGQTIEDVALAEAVFLEAVIARHPEADGKPCVVGNCQAGWAVMILAALRPELFGPIILAGSPLSYWAGVKGQNPMRYAGGLLGGSWLTALTSDLGAGTFDGAWLVQNFESQNPANTLWSKQYNLYSKIDTEVERYLGFEKWWGGHVTLNAEEIQFIVDELFIGNRLACGEIRTSDGTAIDLRNIRSPIVVFCSKGDNITPPQQALDWILDLYGSVDEIRSYGQTIVYAIHDKIGHLGIFVSAGVARKEHDEFASNIDFIDVLPPGLYEAIFEPKTGTEANPDLVSGEWVMRCEARTLDDIRALGGNELEDERRFATVARVSEINLSLYRALVQPWIQMNANPAVAGAMRAMHPLRLQYEIFGSRNPFFSWLDVAAPKMRQERQQVADDNVFLKAQEAASAQIVGALDNWRQIVERISEQTFRTVYGSPLLQSAVGIDTHSQRRPRDAPKSKLHAELLAKRIEELRASMASGDMLNACVRALLYVGMARESADERSFEAIRRLRRQGQHLRRLTLSEFKALTREQFFMLLIDQAEALRTLPGLLPPDHEGRTAAFKLIEQVATARGSLSGEAADRLEEIRRLFEVASPMGSNPPGKLHVATRQRA; the protein is encoded by the coding sequence ATGGCCAAAGACCCCGCTGACGCCTTCGCCGACGCGCTCTCCTATGCGACCGACGCTTCGCAGCGCCTCGTATTGTTCCTGGATGCCTTGAGACAGCGCGGCCTCCAGTATGAGGAGCATCTGGCGCAGCTCGCTCCCCATGTCCTCGACTATGACACCGAGTTGGTCTGCGACGGACGCAGCCTGCCCCGGCCCGTCAACTACGTCGTGGTGCGGATCGCTCCTCCTCCAGGCATGGTCGTCGACAAGGTCAAGCGCCCCTTCGTCATCGTCGATCCACGCGCGGGCCACGGACCGGGCATCGGCGGGTTCAAGGCCGACAGCGAGATCGGCGTCGCGATGAGGGCCGGGCATCCCTGCTACTTCGTCGGTTTCCTGCCTGACGCTGTTCCGGGGCAGACGATAGAAGACGTCGCGCTCGCCGAGGCGGTATTTCTCGAAGCGGTCATTGCGCGGCATCCGGAGGCCGACGGCAAACCATGTGTGGTCGGTAACTGCCAGGCGGGCTGGGCCGTCATGATCCTGGCCGCGCTGAGGCCGGAACTCTTCGGCCCCATCATCCTGGCCGGCTCGCCCCTGTCGTACTGGGCGGGTGTGAAAGGCCAGAACCCGATGCGATACGCCGGCGGCCTGCTGGGCGGGAGCTGGTTGACCGCCCTCACCAGCGATCTCGGTGCGGGTACCTTCGACGGCGCATGGCTCGTCCAGAACTTCGAGAGCCAGAACCCGGCCAATACGCTCTGGAGCAAGCAGTACAACCTGTATTCCAAGATCGACACGGAGGTGGAACGCTATCTCGGCTTCGAAAAGTGGTGGGGCGGCCACGTCACCCTGAATGCCGAGGAAATCCAGTTCATCGTCGACGAGCTCTTCATCGGTAACCGGCTGGCCTGCGGCGAAATCAGAACCTCCGACGGCACGGCCATCGACCTCCGCAACATCCGCTCGCCGATCGTCGTCTTCTGCTCGAAGGGCGACAATATCACTCCGCCTCAGCAGGCGCTCGACTGGATCCTCGATCTCTACGGCAGCGTCGACGAGATCCGTTCCTATGGGCAGACGATCGTCTACGCCATCCACGACAAGATCGGACATCTCGGTATCTTCGTGTCGGCCGGGGTCGCCCGGAAGGAGCATGACGAGTTCGCGTCCAACATCGACTTCATCGACGTCCTGCCGCCGGGTCTCTACGAAGCGATCTTCGAACCGAAGACCGGAACCGAGGCCAACCCGGATCTGGTGAGCGGCGAATGGGTGATGCGCTGCGAAGCGCGAACCCTCGACGACATCCGAGCGCTCGGGGGGAACGAGCTTGAGGACGAGCGCCGCTTCGCCACCGTCGCCCGCGTATCGGAGATAAATCTCTCGCTCTACCGCGCGCTGGTTCAGCCCTGGATCCAGATGAACGCCAATCCTGCCGTTGCCGGGGCAATGCGGGCGATGCACCCGCTGCGCCTGCAATATGAGATATTCGGCTCGCGGAACCCGTTTTTTTCCTGGCTCGACGTAGCGGCTCCCAAGATGCGCCAGGAGCGCCAGCAGGTTGCAGACGACAACGTCTTCCTCAAGGCACAGGAAGCCGCCTCGGCCCAGATCGTCGGCGCTCTCGACAATTGGCGCCAGATCGTGGAGCGAATATCTGAGCAGACCTTCCGTACCGTCTATGGCTCGCCGCTGCTCCAATCGGCGGTGGGCATCGACACGCATTCGCAACGCCGACCTCGAGACGCCCCCAAGAGCAAGTTGCACGCCGAGCTCCTCGCGAAGCGTATCGAGGAACTACGCGCGAGCATGGCATCCGGTGACATGCTCAACGCTTGCGTACGGGCGCTTCTCTATGTCGGCATGGCGCGGGAAAGCGCGGACGAACGCAGTTTCGAAGCGATCCGGCGATTGCGCAGGCAGGGCCAGCATCTCCGCCGCCTGACATTGAGCGAATTCAAAGCGCTGACGCGCGAACAGTTCTTCATGCTGCTGATCGATCAGGCCGAGGCGTTGCGGACACTGCCCGGCCTGTTGCCCCCTGATCACGAGGGCCGAACCGCTGCATTCAAGCTTATTGAGCAAGTGGCGACGGCGCGAGGTTCACTTTCGGGGGAGGCTGCAGACCGGCTCGAAGAGATCCGACGTCTTTTCGAGGTTGCTTCACCGATGGGTTCGAATCCTCCCGGCAAGCTGCACGTCGCCACCCGACAGAGGGCCTAG